One Amaranthus tricolor cultivar Red isolate AtriRed21 chromosome 1, ASM2621246v1, whole genome shotgun sequence DNA window includes the following coding sequences:
- the LOC130798889 gene encoding zinc finger BED domain-containing protein RICESLEEPER 3-like, whose protein sequence is MLLHEAFLVGTKDSICDNPYISSVISHHLSLSRKSKIDDQTVTGGDLIRLHFVFNSQSIIWKVKDTYSSRPELSRPESSRHESRSEFEEEPIEVAREDRYTEYTRSLCKKKKTSKVWSEFKQIRNEHGEGTSHLKRHLLDSCPKRPHGPLGGWKEILLFVVDGDHPFAKVKENGFRRMMRKANPLFQPFSITTLTRDLFSMYFEERERLKALLKSLAGRIYLTTDNWKSKHSWQNYICIMAHFVDHNWKLHKKILRFRSLSPPYTGESIFEEILIFLCQWNMGVSVDNAIYNDSMMNRLKIRLNSRGMLNIMEKIRSLLQMILKSTSKSKEFYELVQRNFHLDDKRKINLDM, encoded by the exons ATGTTATTACATGAAGCCTTTTTAGTTGGGACTAAag ATTCAATTTGTGATAATCCCTACATAAGTTCGGTAATTTCTCATCATCTCTCTTTGTCTCGGAAGTCCAAAATTGATGATCAGACAGTCACAGGAGGTGATCTCATTCGATTACATTTTGTCTTTAATTCTcag AGCATAATATGGAAAGTGAAAGACACCTATTCATCTAGACCCGAGTTGTCTAGGCCTGAGTCGTCTAGGCATGAGTCTAGGTCTGAGTTTGAGGAGGAACCTATAGAGGTAGCTCGAGAGGATAGATATACTGAATACACTCGTTCACTttgcaaaaagaaaaagacTTCTAAAGTTTGGAGTGAGTTTAAACAAATCAGAAATGAACATGGTGAG GGGACATCTCACCTCAAACGTCATCTTTTGGATTCTTGTCCTAAAAGACCTCATGGGCCACTTGGTGGATGG AAAgaaattttgttgtttgttgttgatGGAGATCATCCATTTGCCAAGGTGAAAGAAAATGGATTTAGGAGAATGATGCGCAAGGCTAACCCTCTGTTTCAGCCTTTTAGCATAACCACTCTTACCAGAGATCTTTTTTCGATGTATTTTGAGGAGAGGGAAAGACTTAAAGCCCTTTTGAAAAGTCTGGCTGGTCGTATATATTTGACAACTGATAATTGGAAGTCAAAGCATTCTTGGCaaaattatatttgtattatGGCGCATTTTGTTGACCATAATTGGAAGTTGCATAAGAAAATTCTGAGGTTTAGATCATTATCTCCTCCATACACAGGAGAAAGCATTTTCGAGGAGATTTTGATCTTTTTATGTCAATGGAATATGGGTGTGAGTGTTGATAATGCCATATATAACGATTCAATGATGAATCGTCTTAAAATTCGCCTTAATTCAAGAGGGATGTTG AACATCATGGAGAAAATTAGGAGTTTGCTGCAAATGATTTTGAAATCTACTAGCAAGAGTAAGGAGTTCTATGAGCTAGTACAAAGAAATTTTCACTTAGatgataaaagaaaaattaatctaGACATGTAA